Proteins from one Desulfonema limicola genomic window:
- a CDS encoding AAA family ATPase, with the protein MTTKKLPIGLSDFKELIENDYYYIDKTKYIKDIINSSSKILLLPRPRRFGKTLNLSMLKYFFDKSLENHKELFKGLEIEKHEEFELYQGKYPVIFMTFKDVKHSQWEACFSSIKTAVKKEYSRHRYLLETDTLYPEDKIYFQNILSSELKETGCDQALYNLSEYLHRHYNEKVMILIDEYDTPIHAAYTSGYYNKLIEFIRNFLSAGLKDNTYLFKGVLTGILRVAKESVFSGLNNLGVYTLLDKEFNTFFGFTEPEAAELLKDYDLSNRYNDVSAWYKGYNFGGEVIYNPWSILQFTHRKPKIPSPYWVNTADTGMIDSLATKGGREVKEEIGYLLEGKSVAKPVYESIVLYDLEKRDDLLWSFLLFSGYLKTAGEKGQKNTYQLAIPNREVRYIYEEMIIRWFGEKIESSRIETLLNSLIKGNIDDFEYLLADIVEKVLSFHDTGGTEPEKFYHAFILGLLVWLEDRYEVKSNRESGLGRYDAALIPKDRTKIGIIMEFKKVNERKNETPEQTLKKAMEQIENKKYAAELEAAGIKDIIKIAVAFKGKELWLEHSLLK; encoded by the coding sequence ATGACAACAAAAAAACTCCCAATAGGATTATCAGATTTTAAAGAACTGATAGAAAATGATTACTATTACATTGATAAAACAAAATATATCAAAGATATTATCAATTCTTCATCAAAAATACTTCTGCTCCCCAGACCCAGGCGCTTTGGCAAAACCTTAAACCTTAGTATGCTCAAATATTTTTTTGACAAAAGCCTGGAAAATCATAAAGAATTGTTCAAAGGACTGGAAATTGAAAAACATGAAGAATTTGAATTATATCAGGGAAAATACCCTGTAATCTTCATGACATTTAAAGACGTGAAACATTCACAATGGGAAGCCTGTTTCAGCAGCATAAAAACGGCTGTAAAAAAAGAATATTCCAGGCACCGCTATCTCCTTGAAACAGATACTCTTTATCCTGAAGACAAAATCTATTTCCAGAATATTCTTTCATCAGAACTAAAAGAGACAGGCTGTGATCAGGCTTTATACAATTTAAGTGAATATCTCCACCGCCACTATAATGAAAAGGTTATGATTCTTATTGACGAGTACGACACACCCATCCATGCAGCCTACACTTCTGGTTATTATAATAAACTGATTGAATTTATAAGAAATTTTCTCAGCGCAGGTTTGAAAGACAATACTTATCTTTTTAAAGGAGTTTTAACCGGCATTCTCAGGGTTGCAAAGGAATCCGTGTTTTCAGGCTTGAATAATCTCGGTGTTTATACGCTTTTAGATAAAGAGTTTAACACCTTTTTCGGATTTACAGAACCAGAAGCCGCAGAACTGCTTAAAGATTATGACCTGTCCAACAGATATAACGATGTTTCCGCCTGGTATAAGGGTTATAATTTCGGCGGAGAAGTTATTTACAATCCCTGGTCAATCTTGCAGTTTACCCATAGAAAACCGAAAATACCGTCTCCATACTGGGTAAATACAGCAGATACAGGCATGATTGACAGCCTTGCAACAAAAGGCGGCAGGGAAGTGAAAGAAGAGATCGGTTATCTCCTGGAAGGAAAAAGCGTTGCCAAACCTGTTTATGAGTCTATTGTTCTTTATGATCTTGAAAAAAGAGACGATCTGCTTTGGAGCTTCCTTCTTTTCAGCGGTTATCTTAAAACTGCTGGAGAAAAAGGACAGAAAAACACATATCAGCTTGCCATACCCAACAGAGAAGTACGTTATATTTATGAGGAAATGATTATAAGATGGTTTGGAGAAAAAATTGAATCATCAAGAATTGAAACCCTGTTAAATTCCTTGATTAAAGGAAATATTGACGATTTTGAATACCTGCTTGCTGATATTGTTGAAAAAGTCCTGAGTTTTCACGATACAGGAGGAACCGAGCCTGAAAAATTTTACCATGCCTTTATACTTGGATTATTAGTATGGCTTGAAGACAGGTATGAAGTAAAAAGCAACCGTGAATCAGGGCTGGGGCGTTATGATGCTGCTCTTATTCCAAAAGACAGAACAAAAATCGGGATTATAATGGAATTTAAAAAAGTAAATGAACGTAAAAATGAAACCCCGGAACAAACCCTGAAAAAAGCAATGGAACAGATTGAAAATAAAAAATACGCAGCAGAACTGGAAGCAGCAGGGATAAAAGACATTATTAAAATTGCCGTTGCATTTAAAGGCAAGGAACTTTGGCTTGAGCATAGTCTTTTGAAGTAA